TGGCAGCATGCATAAAATAACCAGAATGTTCCGGTCATATGTTTCATCAGCACATTCACCAAAAGAATGCTGCAGAATGAAATACTACTTCCACTTTACAACAAGCTGGCCTAGATCCAAACCTATCTGGTGAAATCCAAACTCACATATGGAAATGCCAAATAATCAAACAAACCTGCTCAAGTTTCTTGGGATCTTTGAAGGCCAATTCTGCTAAATCTTTTTGAGGAACTAGCTTCTCTTTTGGAAGAAACTTAGACATGCCAATCAGGAATTGCACCACAGGCCAAGGTGGAACCACATTATCTGCTATCTAATAAAACTAACTTCAGTTACTATGATGTATAGATTATAATAGTTAAAGATCCCTAATGATGCTTAGACATAATAATCACCTTACACATGGGTGCAACTAAAATTGCACCATCCCATGCATGTGGCTGTTTGAAGTGCACCTTCAAAGCAACTGCTCCACCCATGGATTCCCCAAACAGGAAGCTCGGAAGGCCATGGTATTCAGAATTTTCTGCACCAGATGGTCAGCACACTAGGTAAATTTTTACAATCTTAATGTTGACATCTATTTATTTACAAGTCAGACAACCAACAGCCATGGAACATAATATTAACAACTATTTATGTATAAGTCAGGGCATCCAAAACAAAACACCCAATCCCAAAAGAGCAtctcaaaaatggcacagagtGAAGAATGAGGATCCTGAACAACCTGGAGCCTAGCAACTAAGTCTTGTtggaaaacatttctgtaagaaaatttaacatgccaacTACTTATCATTTTGCGGATATGCATATCCTTCCGTGTTCGTATATGCTAAGTGTCTTGAATGAATCATACTGGCCCTTGATTGACATGAGTGTGATATGGATATTTTATTCAATGTGTTTGAAACCATTATGTAAGCTTTAATATGGTTACCTAAGTAAAATATAACTTGTGACAAGAATCTTACTTCCCTAAAAGCCAATGAGATGAGCTTTTTGGGTTAAGCAATTTGCATGAATGTTTTTTTCAGAAGTTCCTATTTATTAAAACTTTCTAGAGTACCTTCTTTCTTATTTGCTAATAAGAATTGCTTTTGCTTCCATTTGCACTTTGTAAAACACAAAATGCACCAAAGCTTTGCTGTCTTGACTTGTTATTAAGAGGTGCCACAAGACCTGATAGCTTGTGCATCTTATcttaaaaattttgtgaagagaaCCCCATTTTATCCCTGGTGACCCTTCAAGAAGCGAATATGGGTTAGAGTGGGTTGCATTGCTAGAGCAGCGATACCTAACAATCAACTCCTTCAAGCTGACAAACATCACAATTTTGCATGTTTATAATAACTAGAAATTTGGCTAAGAATCATACATACTCTCTAGAATCCATTTAGGGCCTATTTGGATATTTCTAGATGATTGGGTTAAAAATTCCGTAGAAAGGATTCATGGACTGAGCCGTCCATTTAAACATGGCCCTGTATCAACTAAATACCATCCAACTCAAATCCTgtgggaagaaaaaaaggacCTATGGaggtcttttttattttccttcctGCAACCTAAAGACTAGGATTTAGGCTTGGGTTTGGACAAACTCTTAGAAAATGCAAGATAGATAGGCCAACACGCCCGATTCCAATTGGATTTTTAGCCTATAGGAATATGCAAGCATGCCCTTATTGTGGATGATATGCCCGAGAACTGAACAACCATCCCAAGTTCAATAATAACTGTTCTTGAGTGCTCAAGTAGAATATTAATTAGCAAACCAAGTAAATGGTAAAAAGTCATCAGCTCTTGGAATCCAAAGATTGAAACCATGGTTAACTTTTCTTGTGAGCAATTGTTCTAAACACCATTTCAAGCTCTGCATCAAGGTAGATAGAAAAGAAAATTCCTTCCCATCATTTATGTAAAGAGCAACTGAAGAGAAACCACATCCCTCTGCATAGCTAACCAGCTCCATTGTCAACCATTCACACCTAGATGGgcaaaaatcaaaatatagtttCACCCAAAGCAAGGAAAGCTTAACTAAGATGTTCTGGTTTTGTCCAGAACAGATATGAAACTAGAGATACTTTAGAGATTCAACTTAAACTAATATAGGGAGCCAAACTTACTGTGTATATGGCTATTTACGGTAATCTTTTGTTATTCTTCATTCTTAATTTGCTGAGATCATTTCCTCTATATTGGccttagattttataaattttgaGAAGATATTGGAGTATTATTACTAAGGTTTGCCATACCATCCGGTACCATATCGTACCATACTAATACTAGTACCTAACTGATATGCAGTCTCATATCGTACCAACACTCGGTACGCATCGTTGTCTCATATAGTATTGACACTCGGTACGTCTTGTTGTCTCATACCGTACTATGTACGATACTACCAGTACAAGGTTTGGTACCGAGATGGCAAATTTTAATTATAACATTAGGttctaaagaaaatttagagaaaAAGTTACTCTTCTACTAAAGCCCCAGGTAATACAGAGCTCAAATCTCATATACATATAAACTACCATATGTAATATTACCATCCTAGGAAAAACAATATATTACATATAGGCATGATTCTTTTTTGGTTAATATTTCACTAttaaaagaatttatttttttcattgttGCAGTCTAAACCGCTGAAATGAACCTCAAAGGGTCCAAGACCAGAATATGCTTAAAGAAAGTGTTCTCTAGTTTTTTTTCTTgagttattttattttctctttttttttttcttgcaatctAGACAAGCATTGGAATGAATGTAGTGTTCATAATGAAAATTAGCTCAATGTGTAGACTAATATAAGGTTAACTTCTCAGATACAACAAATTCTGATGCTAAAGGAGTTAATTGCTTCATATATGTCATACATACTATAATACCAATATCTCTTACACCCTTAAGTCGAGAAGGTCACGAATTAGGAGCCGAAAGTTGCAGATCAAAGGTCAAAAGTATgtcctccccccctctctctctctctctctctcttttcgtcTCTCTTTTGGATGAAGCCTGGAGGTACCAGCAAGGTGCTGCACATTGTGTGTCAGTACGGTAAAGTATAGTACTGCATCGATATGGTCCCCGTGCGGTGTGGTCACCAGTACCGGTTTTACGAACCTTGATGTTTGATATAAGAATATGCATGCACAAGTACTGGTGGCTACCATACTATGTCGGTTTCGACTTACTTAACATGAATCATTCATCAATATCAAATATTTCTCATATCATAAGGTATCAATTTCATAGCTAACACCATGTCATGTTGCATATCAATTGCTAACATCTAGTGGAGCCATAGTTGAACATAGATCAAAGAACACAtgaatataagcatttttacaTCCAAATGGCACAAAAGTTATTCCTCTCATCTCTAAAATGAATCTATATATAACACATTAAAAATTTGTCAACTTGATGTAACTTAAGGAGGTAGTCTTGTTTTTCATCCTTATGATCAGTAGGAACAAATTTCTTCCCCTAATTATGATTAAGTTCTCTAATCTATTTCTTTTGTTTAAAATGGTTGATTTAATAATACAAGCATACCTCCATAAAGGCAAAAAAACTTCTGCAAATACATGATTGATATAAAGTTATAAACTGGTCAACTTTATTCACATCAACAGAAAAATTGAATAAAACATGATCAACATACTTAGAATTGTTTGAAATTCTAGCATATGCCATATAAATGACCTCTTAAGAGAATGTATCGAAATCCTTAAGCATAAAATTGTTTCTCTCCTAAAATTCCTTATATGTGGATCAGATAATATATTATCATCGCCAACTACCATTCAATTACTATTGCATGTGATATAGTCCACAAATCTTCATATGCATAAACTTTTGAGATGACCTTATTTCTTTTAACATTTAttgttttgaaattaatttaatattttttagttaACTAGTCGATTCATGACCAGATATTTTGATCTATGAAGAAAATCATAAAGACAGCATCCTACCTTTGATTTTGGAGAAATGCTCAACTACATCATCAACAAGACTAACAAAACTGGGAATATATCCATGAAGTCCTTCTGAAAGACCAAATCCAGGGTAGTCCAATGCAAAAATACCATATCCAGATGATGCTAATTTCCTGGCTATACCTATGCAAAGAAAGTACATTATCTTCATAAGTCACAAGTCTGAAAGTCTGTGTCGAATACTTTGAAAATTGAAACAAATTCATGACCACTAGTTTGTACCAAGCACTAAATACCTTCAAAGAAGAATGTACAAGTATCTGCATAGCCATGACAAAAACAAACCAATGCCTTTATTGGCAAATTCTCTGGAAGCCAACTTTTGGTGAAAATTTCAACACCTCTGGAATTCACCTCATACACCTGTGTATAAGATACTAAATCAGGATCCaccttcaaaataaaaatataaagcatTCTATACTGTATACTGCAAAGCATGCAACCATTAGTCATAATGTCAAACACCTATGATGAAAGTAATGCTGCCACAGGAAACTTCATATATACTAAAATAAAGATTGAGCTCTTGAAAAGAAACTAGTAAAAAGGGTGAAGTTGGCTCTCTTTCAAAAAGCATGCATTCCTTTTAACTAGTAACTACATTAGCATTTGTCCATAAACTATTCAAAGCGCATGGTCAGCATGCTTTTAGCATAGTAGCATAGTTTCTAGTTCTAATGAATGTGttaaaattcttaaaaaaaatgctg
This portion of the Phoenix dactylifera cultivar Barhee BC4 chromosome 11, palm_55x_up_171113_PBpolish2nd_filt_p, whole genome shotgun sequence genome encodes:
- the LOC103717081 gene encoding caffeoylshikimate esterase codes for the protein MRWEGVDEELAKMVSETNLDQASERRRIREAFKDVQFGIDHCLFKAQCSGVKTKEVYEVNSRGVEIFTKSWLPENLPIKALVCFCHGYADTCTFFFEGIARKLASSGYGIFALDYPGFGLSEGLHGYIPSFVSLVDDVVEHFSKIKENSEYHGLPSFLFGESMGGAVALKVHFKQPHAWDGAILVAPMCKIADNVVPPWPVVQFLIGMSKFLPKEKLVPQKDLAELAFKDPKKLEQTCYNVISYKDKPRLRTAVELLRTSQEIERRLKEVSLPLLILHGEADNVTDPSVSKALYEKACSSDKKLHIYKDACHSLLEGETDEMIFQVFDDIILWLDEHSVRKAS